CTGTAAAAGCTTTTGAACCAGTACAAGCTCTTAATAAAAGTACAAGTGCAATTATTACTAATGACGGACAAATTGCAGCACAATTATTTATTAGTGCATTTAAATTTAGATTAGCATTAATGCAAGAACACTTTAATGAAAACTTTATGGATTCTGCTGAATTTCCAAAAGCTACATTTAGAGGTAAAGTTGAAGATGTTAACTTAAGTGAATTAAAAGATTCTAAAGAAGTTGTAATAAAAGGTGTATTAACTGTAAAAGGAATCGACAAGAACATAGAAACAAAAGGAACCTTGTCTAGAATTGGTGATAAGGTAAAATTGGTTTCAAAATTAGTAGTTCTTCCTGGTGATTTCAACATTGAAATCCCAAGTTTAATACGTCGTAAAATCGCTCGTGAGGTAACTATTGATTTAAACTATGAATTCACTGAAAAAAAATAAGAAACTAATTCTCGTCTCTATAATAGTTTTAGCAGGCTTCTTTACATACAATTATGTATTTCAAGAAACTGAAACAACAGAAGATATAG
This genomic window from Tenacibaculum sp. 190524A05c contains:
- a CDS encoding YceI family protein, producing the protein MRLLVIILLISQSVFAQKYFTRTGSTGFRASVKAFEPVQALNKSTSAIITNDGQIAAQLFISAFKFRLALMQEHFNENFMDSAEFPKATFRGKVEDVNLSELKDSKEVVIKGVLTVKGIDKNIETKGTLSRIGDKVKLVSKLVVLPGDFNIEIPSLIRRKIAREVTIDLNYEFTEKK